One region of Roseicitreum antarcticum genomic DNA includes:
- a CDS encoding tripartite tricarboxylate transporter TctB family protein: MKQTSSGSVLMRLNFNSGVALVCIVLGITIWLLIPYQVAEPPRFFGRSSAGMSPSMFPQVISIGLVLVGGCYLFASLGMTEVSGFRGLPLTAYINLGVILVAMIAYVALLRPVGYVASSMVVATSISFYYGSRNPVGIGITGILAPLCIYYLFTRYLSVSLPPFPWG, translated from the coding sequence ATGAAACAAACGTCATCGGGCAGCGTTCTGATGCGGCTGAATTTCAATTCGGGTGTGGCGTTGGTGTGTATCGTGCTGGGTATCACGATATGGCTGCTGATCCCGTACCAGGTGGCAGAGCCGCCACGCTTTTTCGGGCGGAGCAGTGCTGGCATGAGCCCGAGTATGTTCCCACAGGTCATTTCAATCGGGCTGGTGCTGGTTGGCGGATGCTATCTATTTGCCAGCCTGGGAATGACCGAGGTAAGCGGGTTTCGCGGATTGCCGCTCACGGCCTACATCAACCTTGGCGTGATTTTGGTGGCGATGATTGCCTATGTCGCCCTGTTGCGCCCGGTGGGGTATGTCGCGTCCAGCATGGTCGTGGCGACATCGATTTCCTTCTACTACGGATCGCGCAACCCCGTTGGCATCGGCATCACCGGCATTCTGGCACCGCTCTGCATCTACTATCTTTTCACGCGGTACCTCAGCGTTTCGCTGCCACCGTTTCCGTGGGGCTGA
- a CDS encoding NAD(P)-dependent oxidoreductase gives MRCAVVGLGNMGAGIAAKLAQAGLLGAVWDSREAALAPFSDCKAGIRAVAECNILFFAVPGSAQISDLFETGILDGPPGRVMVDLTTSDPRTTKDLAARAQACGAAYLDAGMSGGAAGAQSGSLTLMIGGSDDALARAQPALDQIAAQIFHVGPAGAGHTMKLVHNMICHTIFLATTEGCRAATAAGIPLERAVEVLNAGNARSFVSERRFPDHIVSGTYDGRSVAGNLAKDLDMARALFADLDQASPYVNLTAALLAQAGPLGMMTQDFTRLYLAYDQLVGQLDTPSAQ, from the coding sequence ATGCGCTGCGCCGTCGTTGGCCTGGGCAACATGGGCGCTGGCATCGCGGCGAAACTGGCACAGGCCGGGTTGCTGGGCGCGGTTTGGGACAGCCGCGAGGCCGCACTTGCGCCATTCTCGGACTGCAAGGCGGGGATCAGGGCCGTCGCAGAATGTAACATCTTGTTCTTCGCCGTGCCCGGTAGTGCCCAGATTTCGGATTTGTTCGAAACGGGCATCCTGGATGGTCCGCCCGGCCGGGTCATGGTGGATCTTACGACATCGGACCCGCGAACAACCAAAGATCTGGCCGCCCGGGCGCAAGCCTGTGGCGCGGCATATCTGGACGCTGGCATGAGCGGCGGCGCAGCCGGGGCCCAAAGTGGGAGCCTGACACTGATGATCGGCGGCTCAGACGACGCACTGGCGCGCGCGCAACCCGCATTGGACCAGATCGCGGCACAGATTTTCCACGTTGGTCCTGCGGGCGCCGGCCATACGATGAAGCTGGTGCACAACATGATCTGCCACACCATTTTTCTTGCTACCACCGAAGGGTGTCGCGCGGCGACGGCGGCCGGCATCCCGCTGGAGCGCGCGGTAGAGGTATTGAATGCAGGCAATGCGCGCAGTTTTGTCAGCGAGCGGCGCTTTCCCGATCACATTGTGTCAGGCACCTATGATGGCCGTTCAGTTGCTGGCAATCTGGCCAAGGACCTGGACATGGCGCGCGCGTTGTTCGCCGATCTGGACCAGGCTTCCCCCTATGTCAATCTGACCGCCGCACTGTTGGCGCAGGCTGGGCCGCTGGGCATGATGACACAAGACTTTACGCGGCTGTATCTGGCTTATGACCAGCTTGTCGGGCAACTGGATACCCCCTCAGCACAATGA
- a CDS encoding Bug family tripartite tricarboxylate transporter substrate binding protein: MKHMKTMIWGMVTALGLAAAPVSAQTFPERPITMVIPLGAGGSHDLNARVITSVLPQILGQPVVVQLMPGAGGQTGTAAAAAAPADGYTLLFTHNFIDELQQFVTTLPYTPNEDFVAVSRTNTAQPVLVVRNDSPFQTFEELVEHGRENPGDMRFGHSGNWGAFMVPGLALMQEAGVDVTLIPYQGGGPVIQALLAGDVDFTFAFPSVLSGQDLRALLVVGEDAILDGIPTTTELGYDLVSEIGVMHRVVLAPAGTPDDRLEVLRNAFAQLNEDPTYLQLLQRLDENSAMMDGAEYNNIRLEQAESYRALVESFTQ, translated from the coding sequence ATGAAACACATGAAAACAATGATCTGGGGCATGGTGACTGCGCTCGGACTGGCAGCGGCGCCGGTCAGTGCGCAAACATTCCCCGAACGCCCCATCACCATGGTCATCCCCCTGGGTGCCGGGGGCTCGCATGATCTGAACGCCCGGGTCATCACATCGGTGTTGCCGCAAATCCTGGGGCAACCCGTTGTGGTGCAATTGATGCCGGGTGCAGGTGGACAGACCGGTACGGCGGCGGCAGCGGCGGCGCCCGCTGATGGCTACACTTTGTTGTTCACCCACAACTTCATTGATGAACTGCAGCAGTTTGTGACCACATTGCCCTACACGCCAAACGAGGATTTCGTTGCGGTTTCGCGCACCAATACGGCGCAGCCGGTTCTGGTTGTGCGCAATGACAGCCCCTTCCAGACCTTCGAGGAATTGGTCGAACACGGGCGCGAAAACCCTGGTGACATGCGCTTTGGCCACAGCGGCAACTGGGGCGCATTCATGGTGCCCGGTCTGGCGTTGATGCAAGAAGCGGGCGTCGATGTAACGCTGATCCCGTATCAAGGCGGTGGCCCGGTGATTCAGGCGCTGCTGGCAGGCGATGTTGACTTTACCTTTGCGTTCCCGTCGGTGCTGTCGGGTCAGGACCTGCGCGCGTTGCTGGTCGTTGGCGAAGATGCAATTCTTGATGGTATCCCAACCACAACCGAACTGGGCTATGACCTCGTGTCCGAAATTGGTGTGATGCACCGCGTGGTTCTGGCCCCGGCTGGCACGCCGGATGACCGATTGGAAGTTCTGCGCAATGCCTTCGCACAGTTGAACGAGGATCCGACGTATCTGCAACTGTTGCAACGGCTGGATGAAAATTCGGCGATGATGGACGGGGCGGAATATAACAACATCCGTCTGGAGCAAGCCGAGAGCTACCGTGCGCTGGTCGAGTCCTTCACGCAATAA
- a CDS encoding tripartite tricarboxylate transporter permease produces the protein MIDTLTEAIQLLMRLDVILMISAGMVLGMLVGALPGFTTVMAMAIVLPISFFLEPILGIPFLIGVYKGGIFGGSIPAILVNIPGTGASVATTLDGPAMARKGQSRKALEMALVASAVGDFLSSFGTSLVIGVIAAIALLIGPPEISAILILSLLIIVVSSSGSFLKGMIMLLIGMFLATVGQDPVGAMVRFDFGFHPLQAGIDLLPLIIGLFAIPEILLAIEHRRANVVDPAHAKAQGERLKWSEIMQCRRTILRSTAIGGVIGMIPGVGQVVAAFMGYSAAKGASSHPETFGKGEIEGIAAPEAANNAVNGPTMVPLLTLGIPGDNITAILLGAFVAQGLRPGPQMFQEQGVLVYAILLSMLIACVLLLVIGYILTPVFARVVSINKAYLVPLMLLFAVGGTYVYRSNPMDLYFMIGFGVFGYAARKLHFDVTPLVMGFILTPPLEYALAQSALLSRGDLFGYLITSRPITVVVLILTPLLIFWIANRQRRQARAIK, from the coding sequence ATGATTGATACGCTTACCGAAGCCATCCAGCTGCTCATGCGCCTTGACGTGATCTTGATGATCTCGGCGGGGATGGTGCTGGGCATGCTGGTGGGCGCGCTGCCGGGGTTCACAACCGTCATGGCCATGGCAATTGTACTGCCGATATCATTCTTTCTGGAACCGATCCTGGGCATTCCGTTCCTGATCGGCGTCTACAAGGGTGGTATTTTTGGCGGCAGTATTCCTGCAATTCTGGTGAATATCCCCGGCACGGGCGCATCGGTTGCCACCACGCTGGACGGTCCAGCGATGGCGCGCAAAGGCCAGTCACGCAAGGCGCTGGAAATGGCTTTGGTTGCATCTGCGGTGGGGGATTTCCTCTCATCTTTTGGCACCAGCCTTGTCATCGGGGTGATCGCAGCGATCGCGCTGTTGATCGGCCCGCCAGAGATTTCGGCGATCTTGATCCTGAGCTTGCTGATAATTGTGGTTTCCAGCTCGGGGAGTTTTCTCAAGGGAATGATCATGCTGCTGATCGGCATGTTCCTTGCAACCGTCGGCCAAGATCCTGTCGGAGCGATGGTGCGCTTTGATTTCGGGTTTCACCCGTTGCAGGCGGGCATTGATTTGTTGCCGTTGATCATTGGCCTGTTCGCCATCCCCGAGATCTTGCTGGCGATTGAACATCGCCGCGCCAATGTCGTTGATCCGGCACATGCCAAGGCACAGGGTGAACGGTTGAAATGGTCGGAAATCATGCAGTGCCGTCGCACGATCTTGCGCTCAACGGCGATTGGCGGTGTTATCGGCATGATCCCGGGCGTGGGCCAGGTCGTGGCGGCATTCATGGGCTATTCGGCAGCAAAAGGCGCATCTTCGCACCCCGAAACCTTCGGCAAGGGCGAGATCGAAGGCATCGCGGCGCCTGAAGCTGCCAACAATGCAGTCAATGGTCCGACGATGGTGCCACTGCTGACGTTGGGCATTCCGGGGGACAACATCACCGCCATTTTGCTGGGGGCTTTCGTGGCGCAAGGGTTGCGACCCGGTCCGCAGATGTTTCAGGAACAGGGCGTTCTGGTCTACGCGATCTTGCTCTCGATGTTGATCGCCTGTGTTTTGCTGCTGGTGATCGGATACATACTTACCCCGGTTTTCGCGCGGGTCGTCAGTATCAACAAGGCTTATCTGGTCCCACTGATGCTGCTGTTCGCGGTTGGCGGCACCTATGTTTATCGGTCGAACCCGATGGACCTGTATTTCATGATCGGCTTTGGGGTGTTTGGCTATGCCGCGCGCAAGTTGCATTTTGATGTGACGCCGCTGGTCATGGGATTCATTCTGACACCACCGCTGGAATATGCGTTGGCGCAATCGGCGCTGCTGTCGCGTGGGGATCTGTTTGGGTATCTGATCACGTCGCGGCCCATCACGGTTGTCGTTCTTATCCTGACACCTTTGCTGATCTTCTGGATCGCCAACCGACAAAGACGGCAGGCGCGTGCAATCAAGTGA
- a CDS encoding Gfo/Idh/MocA family protein, translating to MKQVEVAVIGTGWCGGIRAETLANSALVDKLHICEIRPERLAEVQALTNPATATLDYQDIITNPDISVVYISTTPESTHYPIARDCLKAGKHVLLEKPIAMEFWEADELIQLSNDNNVKFTIGYSQRFNTKMAYAKKKIADGTLGRVVNVMVSRHLSRTLGKKIASRVRLSPAAMESTHDLDFVFWLLEPAKPVRVYSQGSYGYMKDVNGSYDTMWTTVTMDNGMLVVVGGGWNLPPSYPNFCATWIEITGTEGALFLDDTHRDKWLNTVADGTSYPMSTMPGEQVDHVFAGQMGPETLHFLESVLMDRPVMVAPEHARMVMQTYRAADLSAEIGAPVDLPLSNHAIAQLADLMEASRKAAE from the coding sequence ATGAAACAGGTTGAAGTCGCGGTTATCGGAACGGGATGGTGCGGGGGTATTCGCGCGGAAACACTGGCCAATTCAGCCTTGGTGGACAAACTGCATATCTGCGAAATCCGCCCCGAGCGGCTGGCCGAGGTGCAGGCGCTGACCAACCCGGCGACGGCGACCTTGGACTACCAAGACATCATCACCAATCCCGACATATCCGTTGTCTATATCTCGACCACGCCGGAAAGCACGCATTACCCCATCGCGCGGGATTGTTTGAAGGCGGGCAAACATGTGCTGCTGGAAAAACCTATCGCGATGGAGTTCTGGGAAGCAGATGAACTGATCCAATTGTCCAACGACAATAACGTCAAGTTCACCATCGGTTACTCGCAGCGGTTCAACACCAAGATGGCCTATGCCAAGAAAAAGATCGCGGACGGCACGCTGGGCCGCGTGGTCAATGTGATGGTCAGCCGCCACCTGTCGCGTACGCTCGGCAAGAAAATCGCGTCACGGGTGCGTCTTTCACCGGCGGCAATGGAATCGACCCACGATCTGGATTTTGTCTTCTGGTTGCTGGAACCAGCCAAACCCGTGCGCGTCTACTCGCAGGGATCCTATGGCTACATGAAGGACGTCAACGGGTCGTATGATACGATGTGGACCACGGTTACCATGGACAACGGCATGTTGGTGGTGGTCGGCGGCGGCTGGAACCTGCCACCAAGCTATCCCAACTTCTGTGCCACCTGGATCGAGATCACGGGGACCGAAGGCGCGTTGTTCCTCGACGACACTCATCGCGACAAATGGCTGAACACAGTGGCGGATGGCACGTCCTATCCCATGTCCACGATGCCAGGCGAACAGGTTGATCATGTTTTCGCGGGGCAAATGGGACCAGAGACGCTGCATTTCCTGGAAAGTGTGCTGATGGACCGGCCTGTGATGGTCGCGCCGGAACACGCCCGTATGGTGATGCAGACCTACCGCGCAGCTGACTTATCTGCCGAGATCGGTGCGCCGGTAGATCTACCCCTCTCAAACCATGCGATCGCGCAATTGGCCGACCTGATGGAAGCCAGCCGCAAGGCAGCAGAATAA